A section of the Humulus lupulus chromosome 2, drHumLupu1.1, whole genome shotgun sequence genome encodes:
- the LOC133818948 gene encoding probable pectinesterase/pectinesterase inhibitor 35 — translation MEIIIPCFSRKKLQNIFLLFILSSQILSSLNIAKAELKSSQSHFAKISRKPISSNFCKNTPFPSDCESIFLTDSSTSYPSSKQDLFDHSVQFTIGKAHWARVLAYNLSLTSSKRLGAHLETAAIIDCLDLLDDTVDLLSNVVVSRNEVPKSYRNDDVHTWLSAALTNQETCLESLETHRSESEKATMATTARNLSQLITNSLSLYLSSTNSKSGAGGRRLLSVGEFPAWVSAGDRKLLDTPVEEIEAHAVVAKDGTGTHGTIGAAIDELAASMAEGGRTVIQIKAGTYHEYIKIPTKQKNVLLVGEGKGKTVIVGNKNSDDGSTTYNSATVGAMGDGFIARDITFVNSAGPGKHQAVALRVGSDRSVVFRCSVQGYQDSLYTHSKRQFYRETDIYGTVDFIFGNSAVVFQSCNISPRKPSSSGLRNFITAQGRSSPDQNTGISIHNCRISAASDLAPSKSSYQTFLGRPWKQYSRTVIMESFLDDSISPSGWSPWSGEFGLKTLFYGEYMNSGPGASTGRRVGWAGYHASLTAPEANSFTVAGFISGNSWLPSTGVSFDSGLVG, via the exons ATGGAGATAATAATACCATGTTTCTCAAGGAAGAAACTACAAAATATATTTCTCTTATTCATACTGTCATCACAAATTTTATCATCGCTAAATATTGCTAAAGCTGAACTAAAATCTTCACAATCCCATTTCGCTAAAATTTCTAGAAAACCCATTTCATCAAACTTCTGCAAAAACACCCCATTTCCATCTGACTGTGAATCCATTTTTCTCACCGATTCTTCCACCTCTTACCCTTCTTCCAAACAAGACTTATTCGACCACTCCGTACAATTCACAATAGGAAAGGCCCACTGGGCCCGAGTCCTGGCCTACAATCTCAGCCTTACTTCCTCCAAGAGGCTTGGGGCCCACTTAGAAACCGCGGCTATCATTGACTGTCTCGACCTCCTGGACGATACCGTGGACCTTCTCTCAAACGTCGTCGTGTCCCGAAACGAAGTTCCCAAAAGTTATCGCAACGATGACGTTCACACGTGGCTAAGCGCCGCCCTAACCAATCAAGAAACGTGTCTCGAAAGCCTGGAAACGCACCGTTCCGAATCCGAGAAAGCGACCATGGCTACCACGGCTCGGAATCTGAGCCAGCTCATCACCAATTCCCTCTCTCTCTACCTTTCCTCAACCAACTCTAAATCCGGTGCCGGCGGGAGGAGATTATTATCGGTAGGTGAGTTCCCGGCATGGGTATCTGCCGGAGACCGGAAGCTTTTGGACACACCGGTGGAGGAGATTGAAGCGCACGCGGTGGTGGCGAAGGACGGGACTGGGACCCATGGGACGATCGGGGCGGCGATTGATGAGCTGGCGGCTTCGATGGCGGAGGGGGGTAGAACTGTAATTCAAATTAAGGCTGGGACGTATCACGAGTATATTAAGATCCCCACTAAGCAGAAGAATGTTTTGTTGGTTGGAGAAGGAAAGGGTAAAACCGTAATTGTTGGTAATAAGAACTCCGATGATGGGTCCACAACTTACAACTCTGCCACAGTTG GTGCAATGGGAGATGGATTTATAGCAAGAGACATAACATTTGTGAATAGTGCTGGACCGGGGAAGCACCAGGCCGTGGCCCTACGCGTGGGTTCAGACAGGTCAGTGGTGTTTCGATGCTCCGTTCAGGGCTACCAAGATAGTCTGTACACCCACTCCAAACGACAATTCTACAGAGAGACTGATATCTACGGCACCGTTGATTTCATCTTTGGAAACTCTGCTGTCGTTTTCCAAAGCTGTAACATTTCCCCTCGAAAGCCTTCCTCTAGTGGGCTCAGAAACTTTATCACGGCACAAGGTCGGTCCAGCCCAGATCAGAACACTGGCATATCGATCCACAATTGTAGGATCTCAGCCGCCTCTGACCTGGCTCCTTCCAAGTCCAGCTACCAGACATTTTTGGGCCGTCCATGGAAGCAGTACTCTCGGACAGTGATTATGGAGTCGTTTTTGGATGATTCCATAAGCCCATCGGGCTGGTCACCTTGGTCCGGTGAATTTGGGCTCAAGACACTTTTCTATGGTGAGTACATGAATTCAGGCCCGGGGGCCTCAACTGGACGAAGGGTTGGTTGGGCCGGGTACCATGCCTCCCTTACGGCCCCTGAAGCTAATTCCTTCACGGTTGCTGGTtttatctctggaaattcttggTTGCCTTCTACAGGAGTGTCTTTTGATTCTGGCTTAGTTGGATAA